A stretch of the Archangium violaceum genome encodes the following:
- the truA gene encoding tRNA pseudouridine(38-40) synthase TruA — protein sequence MPRLKLTLEYDGTRYVGWQVQPNGVSIQSRLGQALEQLLGERVSVEAAGRTDAGVHATGQVVCFDTVRTLPLKAYWMGLNRFLPEDIAVVRAEEVPPDFDPRRWSRGKRYRYRVSNKPSRSPLRRFTHWEVFAPLDVEALRRAAAHLVGRHDFSSFRASDCQAAHAVREVRRVDVQGTSGDELSVTVEGTAFLKHMVRNLVGTLVEVGKGRRPELWVAEVLAARDRKRAGPTAPAQGLVLEEVFYGEGPPPRTPGGTADGEDEE from the coding sequence ATGCCCCGGCTGAAGCTGACCCTCGAATACGACGGCACCCGGTACGTGGGGTGGCAGGTCCAGCCCAATGGCGTCTCCATCCAGTCCCGGTTGGGACAGGCGTTGGAGCAGCTGCTCGGCGAGCGTGTCTCCGTGGAGGCCGCCGGACGGACCGACGCGGGCGTGCATGCCACCGGGCAGGTGGTGTGCTTCGACACGGTGCGCACGCTGCCCCTCAAGGCGTACTGGATGGGGCTCAACCGCTTCCTGCCCGAGGACATCGCCGTCGTCCGCGCCGAGGAGGTGCCCCCCGACTTCGACCCGCGCCGCTGGTCCCGAGGCAAGCGCTACCGGTACCGGGTGAGCAACAAGCCCTCGCGCTCGCCCCTGCGCCGCTTCACCCACTGGGAGGTGTTCGCCCCCCTGGACGTGGAGGCCCTGCGCCGCGCCGCCGCGCACCTGGTGGGCCGGCATGACTTCTCCTCCTTCCGGGCCTCGGACTGTCAGGCCGCCCACGCGGTGCGCGAGGTGCGCCGGGTGGACGTCCAGGGCACCTCGGGGGACGAGCTCTCCGTCACCGTCGAGGGCACCGCCTTCCTCAAGCACATGGTGCGCAACCTCGTGGGCACCCTGGTGGAGGTGGGCAAGGGCCGCCGTCCCGAGCTCTGGGTGGCCGAGGTCCTCGCCGCGCGCGATCGCAAGCGCGCCGGCCCCACCGCTCCGGCCCAGGGGCTCGTCCTGGAGGAGGTCTTCTATGGAGAGGGCCCGCCTCCTCGCACCCCAGGCGGTACGGCGGACGGGGAAGACGAGGAGTGA
- a CDS encoding translation initiation factor, translating to MAKQKDEKTKGFNNPFARLEGLRDTLPSTKPQVSREDFPDEPPPHGPERAVVRLETGRGGSEVTVVEGLGLPAAELQTWLQALQRGLACTGTAEGERLVLRGDHRFKVPDLLLRRGVKRVVHG from the coding sequence ATGGCGAAGCAGAAGGACGAGAAGACGAAGGGCTTCAACAACCCGTTCGCCCGACTCGAGGGACTGCGAGACACGCTGCCGTCCACGAAGCCCCAGGTGAGCCGGGAGGACTTCCCCGACGAGCCCCCGCCCCACGGTCCCGAGCGCGCGGTGGTGCGGCTGGAGACGGGCCGCGGAGGCTCGGAGGTGACGGTGGTGGAGGGACTGGGTCTCCCCGCGGCCGAGCTCCAGACGTGGCTCCAGGCCCTGCAACGGGGCCTCGCCTGCACCGGCACGGCGGAGGGCGAGCGGCTGGTGCTGCGAGGTGACCACCGCTTCAAGGTGCCCGACCTGCTGCTACGCCGGGGCGTCAAGCGCGTGGTGCACGGCTGA
- a CDS encoding GNAT family N-acetyltransferase, producing MNTSDAIPPGDPWAGAELPRHTVRDAAGAPVLVHSPSTRDGRPWADLAWRIPQVDATHCADVLLPALRGWALSTDDEALALALIARGARVVRHAHSYSRDLRADPASWSTPEAPGGCQLSAVERSAEALASPLLAAYPPGHPDHSGWTPEEARHEVARILAGEVLGPLLPCSGLALEGDTVIGACLVTLREGSPPHGGPWVIEVYRNPAPRYAGVGAALLRRALWLSTRAELPALSLVVSDGNPARRVYEHLGFQHVGSSRTLELPT from the coding sequence ATGAACACGAGCGACGCGATACCTCCCGGAGACCCGTGGGCCGGCGCGGAGCTCCCGCGCCACACCGTGCGCGATGCGGCCGGAGCCCCGGTCCTCGTCCATTCGCCCTCCACGCGCGATGGGCGGCCCTGGGCGGACCTCGCGTGGCGCATCCCCCAGGTGGACGCCACCCATTGCGCCGACGTGCTGCTCCCGGCCCTGCGCGGCTGGGCGCTCTCCACGGATGACGAGGCGCTCGCCCTGGCGCTCATCGCCCGGGGCGCCCGCGTGGTGAGGCATGCGCACAGCTACTCCCGCGACCTGCGAGCCGATCCCGCCTCGTGGAGCACCCCCGAGGCGCCAGGAGGCTGCCAGCTCAGCGCCGTCGAGCGGAGTGCCGAGGCGCTGGCGTCACCGCTGCTCGCGGCCTACCCGCCGGGCCACCCGGACCATTCCGGCTGGACACCCGAGGAGGCCCGGCACGAGGTCGCCCGGATCCTCGCCGGGGAGGTGCTCGGCCCACTCCTGCCGTGCAGCGGGCTCGCGCTCGAGGGGGACACCGTCATCGGCGCCTGCCTCGTCACCCTCCGAGAAGGGAGCCCACCCCATGGGGGCCCCTGGGTCATCGAGGTGTACCGGAACCCCGCTCCCCGCTATGCCGGTGTCGGTGCCGCGCTGCTGCGCCGGGCCCTGTGGCTGTCGACCCGAGCGGAGCTCCCCGCCCTGAGTCTCGTCGTGAGCGACGGCAACCCGGCGCGGCGGGTCTATGAGCACCTGGGCTTCCAGCACGTGGGCTCCTCCCGGACCCTCGAGCTGCCCACCTGA